The region GAATCTCGCCTCCGCGCAGTTCCAGGTCGTGGCGCAGCCGTCGGCGTCCGCTTCCGCCCCGTGAGGCGGCGTCCAGGGCGAGGAGGAGAGATGAAACGGGCGTTGTTCGCGGCCGCGGCATGGTGCCTCCTGCTCGCCGCCTCACAGGCGGAGCAGTTCGATCCGCAGCGGTACTTCGAGGAGCGGGCCAGACAGGCGCTCCAGAAGAAGGCGGCCCAGCCCGCGCAGTCCGCCAAGCCGCTGAGCGGCGGCAGCGCGGCGATCGACGCCTCCCGCGTCAGCGTCTGGCTCGCGGTCGGCGCGGGGGTCGTCGTCGCGACGCTCGGGGTGGTGTTCTGGCTGAAGGCCCCCTCGCTCACCCTCGAGCCGCGCGTCGACGACCAGATCGACCGGGAGTTCCGGGCGATGCTCAATGAGACGGGCGAGGAGCCGGAGGCGCCGGGAGACGCCCCTTTCCGGGCCCGCCGCGGCGGGCTGAGGGAGGAGGACGTCATCGAGGATCTCACCGGCGAGGCGGACGGCGAGGGCGACGGGCCCGCCGGCGGGAAGGCGACGTGAACGGTCCCGCCGTCGCGCCGCCGTCCGCGGGCCCGGCCCGCTGCATCGCCTCCGCCGGGCCGCTCGCGGATCTCGTCGCGCGCCTGGGCGAGGCACCCCGGGTCGCGCTCGACACGGAGGCGGACAGTCTCTACCACTACCGCGAGAAGCTCTGCGTCTTCCAGCTCTCCTTCTCCGGCCTCGACTACATCGTCGACCCGCTCGCGGGCCTCGACCTCTCGGGGCTCGCCCGGGTCTTGGCGACGAAGCCGCTGGTCATCCACGGCGCGGACTACGACCTGCGCCTGATGCGCGCCTCGCTCGGCTTCCGGCCGGCCGCTGGGGTCTTCGACACGATGCTCGCCGCCCAGCTCCTCGGCTACCGGCAGTTCGGTCTTGCCGCGCTCGTCGAGCGCTTTTTCGGCGTCGCCCTCTCCAAGCACGGCCAGAAGTCTGACTGGTCGCGCCGCCCCCTCTCCCCCCGGCAGCTCGACTACCTCGTCCTGGACACGCGCTACCTGCTGGAGATCGCCGCGCGCCTCGAGGAGGAGCTCCGGGCGCGCGGGCGCGAGGGGTGGCACCGCGAGTCCTGCGCGCGGGTGGTCGCGGCCACCGCGGAGGATTCCCCGCGGAACGGGGACGCGGCGTGGCGGCTGAAGGGGACGGGGCGTTTCGACCGGCGGCAGCTCTGCTACCTTCGCGAACTGTGGCGGTGGCGGGACGCGGAGGCGCGGGAGGCCGACCAGCCGCCGTTCAAGGTTTTGGTGAACGAGGGGCTCTGCGCCCTTGCGCTCGACGCGGCCGCGCAGGGGGAGCGGTTCAGCCTTGCGGCCGTGCGGCTCCCCAGAAACTGCGTCGGGCGCCGGCGCGCGGCGCTCGAGGCGGCGCTCAGGCGGGCGGGGGGAACGCCCGAGGAGGAGTGGCCCCCCCCGTTGACGCGCAGTCGGGGGGAACGGTACCCGGTCGGTCTGCTGGAGAAGCTGCGCGGGGAGTGCACGCGCCTGGCGGAGGAGCTCGGTCTCGAGGCGTCGGTCATCGCCAGCCGCGCGGCGCTGGTCGCGGTGTCGCGCCGCCGGCCGCGGGACGCGGAGGAACTCGCGGCGTGCGGGCCGCTGATGCGGTGGCAGGCGGAACTCCTCGATCCCCGCTTCCGGCCGCTTCTCGGCGAAACAGAGGGCCGGGGGTCCTACTCCCCGTAATCCTCGAAGAAGTCGAGCCCCTGCGCCTTATCGATCCATTTCTCGCGCAGGCGGCGCCCCTCCCCGCTCTTGTCGAGCCGGCCGATCGCCTCGTTCAACGACTCCAGCAGCGCGATGTTCCCCTTCTTCACCGCGATGCCGTACCGCTCCCGGGAGATGCGGCTCTCGACGACCTGGTAGTGGTAGCTGTAGTTGGAGAGCGCCCAGCGGAGCGGCACCTCGTCGTACAGGATGCAGGTCCCGCCCCGCTTCTCCTCGGGCAGGGGGGAGTTCTTGAGGACCTGGACCATCCTGTCGAGCGACGAGTAGGTCTGCACCTTCCCGAGGAGGTTCTCCCGGGCCCACCGCTCCGCGGTGGTGCCCCGCACCACGCAGATCTTCCAGTGCTTGAGGCCGTTGGTGAACCAGTGGCGCCGCCAGTCGACCGTGCTCTTCACCGCCAGGGCCAGCCCCATCCGCGCGTACGGCTTGGTGAAGGAGAGGGATTTGCGCCGCGCGTCCGTGATGCTGATGCAGGCGATCGCCGCGTCGGCCTTCCCCATCTCAAGGGCGGATGCGTAGGCGGAGGCGCTGAAGTTCATCGGGACCCACTCGATCTCCCGCCCCATCTGCCTCCCGAGCGCCTCGGCGATGTCCACCTCGATGCCGACCCTGCGCATCCCCTCGCGGTAGGAGAAGGGGGGGGATTTGAAGTCCGAGATGAACCGGAGCGTCTTGGCGGAACCGGCGGTAGTCACCTCCGGCGGATTCTCGGCCCGGGCTGCGGAGTGGCGGGCGGAGACGCCGAGGGCCAGCAGGACGGCAAAGGCGGTGCGCAGTGCGCGGTGCATGAGTTCCTCCCGTATGACGGCCGACGTGCAGCATCACCATACCACACCGGCGCCGCGGAGGCATCCGGAAAATCGCGCGCGCCCGCGACGCGGGAAGACGTCCGCGCGGTTGCGGCTTTGAACAACGCCGGCCGCGTGCTACTATACCGCATTCGGAAGAGACGCGCGGCGGGGGGAACTTTCGGGGGCTCGGGGACGTCAAAGAGGGAAAGAGGGGATCGCCGTCCCCGCCGACCCCCCCGGGACGCCGGGCAGCCTCGTTCCGGCGGCCGCTGCATCGGATCCACGAGGCGCGCCGCCGCCGTCGGTGGAGGCGCCGCGGCCCTTCGCGCCCCCCGCTTCGGGAATACACAGGGGGCGCCGCAAGCGGGATGGGAAACGCGATGACGTGCACAGCGCTTCTGATCGTGCTCATGGCCGCGCAGGCGGCTTCCTCCGGCCCCGCCGCGGGGACGGATCCCGGGGAGACGATCGCCTGGAAGGAGTGCGTCCGGGAGGCGTGGCAGGGGAACCCCGATCTCGCCGCCGCCCTGGCGAGACTCGGGCAGTCGAAGGCGGAGCGGCGCATCGCCGCGAGCCCCCTCTTCCCCGAGGTGACGGCCTCGGGGCGCGCGGGGGAGTCCAAGGGCACGGACGGGACCCGCGGCGAGTCCCACGCGTGGGGCCTCGACGCCCGGCAGCTCCTCTTCGACGGCTTCCGGACGCCGTTTGAGATGGGGAGGGCGGGGGAGGGGGTCACGGCCTCGCAGTGGGCCTACGCGGTGACCTCCTCCGACGTGCGCCTCTCCCTCCGCAAGGCCTACGTCGACCTACTCAGGGCGCAGGACCTCGTGACGATTGCGCGGGAGATCGCGGACCGGAGGAAGCAGAACACGGACCTCGTCCAGCTCCGCTACGAGGCGGGGCGCGAGCACAAGGGCTCGCTGATGCTCTCGCAGGCCGACCTCGCGCAGGCCGAGTACGACATCGCCGCGGCGCTCCGGGCGGTCGAGCTCGGGCGCCGGCGCCTGACGAGGGTCATGGGGAGGCCGCACACCGCGCCGCTCGGGACCTCCGGGGACTTCGTCCTCGACCCGCCGGGGCCCGCGCGGCCCGACTTCGAGGGGCTCTGCGACACGGTCCCGCTCCTGAAACGGCTGGCGGCCGTGAAGGAGGCGGCGCGCTGGGGGGTGAAGTCGGCCCAGGCGGAGTTCCTCCCGGCCGTGTACGGCACCCTCGGCGTGAACAAGGCCGGCGACGGCTGGCCGCCCCGCGGCGACGAGAGGGAGATCGGCGTCAGCGTCGACTGGCCCCTCTTCCAGGGGGGGGAGCGCGTCGCGGGGGTGGCGAAGTCGCGGCAGTACCTCCTCCAGACGGAGGCCGACGAGCGGAGCGGGCGCCTCGGGGTCGTGCTGACACTCACGGAGACGTGGACGGAGTTCCGCAACGCCCTCGAGACGGTGGAGGTAGAGCGCAAGGTCCTCGCCGCCGCCGAGGAGCGGTCCAAGATCTCCAAGGCGCAGTACGCGATCGGCATCATCGACTTCGACGCGTGGACCATCATCGAGGACGCCCTGGTCCGGGCGAAGAAGTCGCACCTCAACGCCCTCTGGGCGGAGGGGACGGCCGAGGCGGCGTGGGTCCAGGCGCGGGGGGGGACGCTCGAGGACGAGCTGCGGTGACGGGCACGGCCACAAAGGGGGCTCAGCGGATGACGAAGAACCGGAAGATCGCGATCGGGGGGCTCGCCGCCCTCGTTCTCGTCGCGGCCGCGGTGCGCGGCTGCCGCCCGAACAGCGGCGCGGCCGCGTTCGAGGAGATCCGCCCCGAAATCGGCGACATCAGGGAGATTGTCTCCACGACCGGCACGGTCGAGCCGCAGAATCGGCTCCAGATCAAACCGCCGATCGGCGGGCGGATCGAGGAGATCCTCGTCAGGGAGGGGGACACGGTGAAGGCGGGGCAGACGCTCGCCTGGATGTCCTCG is a window of Chlamydiota bacterium DNA encoding:
- a CDS encoding amino acid ABC transporter substrate-binding protein gives rise to the protein MHRALRTAFAVLLALGVSARHSAARAENPPEVTTAGSAKTLRFISDFKSPPFSYREGMRRVGIEVDIAEALGRQMGREIEWVPMNFSASAYASALEMGKADAAIACISITDARRKSLSFTKPYARMGLALAVKSTVDWRRHWFTNGLKHWKICVVRGTTAERWARENLLGKVQTYSSLDRMVQVLKNSPLPEEKRGGTCILYDEVPLRWALSNYSYHYQVVESRISRERYGIAVKKGNIALLESLNEAIGRLDKSGEGRRLREKWIDKAQGLDFFEDYGE
- a CDS encoding TolC family protein, whose protein sequence is MTCTALLIVLMAAQAASSGPAAGTDPGETIAWKECVREAWQGNPDLAAALARLGQSKAERRIAASPLFPEVTASGRAGESKGTDGTRGESHAWGLDARQLLFDGFRTPFEMGRAGEGVTASQWAYAVTSSDVRLSLRKAYVDLLRAQDLVTIAREIADRRKQNTDLVQLRYEAGREHKGSLMLSQADLAQAEYDIAAALRAVELGRRRLTRVMGRPHTAPLGTSGDFVLDPPGPARPDFEGLCDTVPLLKRLAAVKEAARWGVKSAQAEFLPAVYGTLGVNKAGDGWPPRGDEREIGVSVDWPLFQGGERVAGVAKSRQYLLQTEADERSGRLGVVLTLTETWTEFRNALETVEVERKVLAAAEERSKISKAQYAIGIIDFDAWTIIEDALVRAKKSHLNALWAEGTAEAAWVQARGGTLEDELR